TGCACAAATCTGAAAGCTTTAGCCCTCTTCTCAAATAAATTAACTTCTATAGACCTTTCTCCTCTGACATCGTGCGAAAGTCTGAGAAGGCTCGACCTTAACGGTAACCGACTCAATACTATAGACCTATTACCTCTGTGGAATTTGTCACTAGAAATACTATCGATTTCCATTAATGATGATTTAGATTCTGTTTCCTGTGCGCAGGTGTGCGATTTTATAGATGAACATCCAAGTTGCGATGTTCCCACGGGCTGGGGCTGCGACCGATAAATCGGCTACGAAGCGCGTGGTGTATTTGAAGTAATTTGTAGAGGAGGGCTGTGCCCTCCCGATGCGCGTATCGGCGTGTGCCAAGCGGGAGCACACGCAGGTGCTCCCCTTAGGAATAAGATTGCCACGTCGCCCTTCGGGCTTCTCGCAATGACGAATAAGTAAAAAAGGGGTGACATAGTTTTCATTTAGATTAGGTTTTGGATGTTATTCGTCCATTGAATTCCGTGGATTGGGTGTAAAAAAGGGCGGAAATCGAGAAAAGACGCGCCCACGCGGGAACCTGGGTGCGAGGAAAGGTGGCCATATGAAAATAGCAATGAAGATCATAGTCGGCGTAGTTATTATAGGGCTTCTTGGCGTATGTGTCATGGCACTTATAGCGGGCGATTTCGTTTTTTATAAATGAATATTAGAACTGTAAAGATGAAGAATTAAAATGAAAAGAAGCAGAACGAGTATTTTTTTACTTACGTTTGGAATATTAGCGTTAATGATTCTTATAACACGAGGTGAGTCCTCAAATTGCAATTCTCTTACCCCTATTAATTCTAATCAAAAGATTGATGGCCAAGGTTGTCCTTTTAAACTCGTATTTTATTCTTATAAAATGGACGAAAACCACTATTATTGTGGATGGACCGCTGATAATGATAAATTCCCACAAGCTCCTTGGATTGCGGATATTGAAGAAATCTGCGTATCAAATGTATCTGGTTTTATCCCCGGCGCTGTTGCAAGAATTCCAGAAAATGCTATAGTTAGCTCTATTTTTGACGATAATAGGTTAATATCGGAGCCATCATTGATATTGATTTTGGATTCTGACGAATCTATAGAGACCATTAGACAAATATTAGGCAATAAAGTATATATATTGAAATATTACAAAAAATATAAGTTTTTATTAGTAGAGGTTCCATGGAATAATATTCAAGAAACCGTTTCTTTGGATTGCGTGTTAAAGGCCCACCCGTGTAACGCGGTTTATGCTTCGCTTAATAGCTCGACCTCTATGACAAATACGAAAAACGTTTGGTTTCAAATAAAAAGAAGGCAAGTTGGATTTGGCATTAGAATTCCATATCTAAAAACTAATCTCGGTAGCGGGGTTGATATTGCCGTAATCGATAGCGGCATTGACAGTCTTCATAGAGATTTCAAAGGAAGAATTGTTAATTGGAAAAATATGCGGGAAGATCGTTTCCCGCTTGATGGACACGGGCACGGCACACATTGTTCTTCAATCGCTCTTGGTAGCGGGGTATCCAGTTCCGATTTTCGTTTCGCCGGTAACGCACGAAACGCAGGATTGATGCCAATAGGAGTATTGGATGAAGGTGGTGGGGGTATAATATCTGA
The window above is part of the bacterium genome. Proteins encoded here:
- a CDS encoding S8 family serine peptidase — encoded protein: MDENHYYCGWTADNDKFPQAPWIADIEEICVSNVSGFIPGAVARIPENAIVSSIFDDNRLISEPSLILILDSDESIETIRQILGNKVYILKYYKKYKFLLVEVPWNNIQETVSLDCVLKAHPCNAVYASLNSSTSMTNTKNVWFQIKRRQVGFGIRIPYLKTNLGSGVDIAVIDSGIDSLHRDFKGRIVNWKNMREDRFPLDGHGHGTHCSSIALGSGVSSSDFRFAGNARNAGLMPIGVLDEGGGGIISDIIDGIVCATDTNGDGDTGDHVDVISMSLGIYIGSDGTTPESIAAREAVNSGCVFVKSAGNQGLYGYNTITSPGDVGEVISVGAID
- a CDS encoding leucine-rich repeat protein, producing the protein LDVSNNQLYIIDLSPLASCTNLRLLNLRNNGLSIGIDLSPLASCANLEEIDLCCNELTSIGLSPLASCTNLKALALFSNKLTSIDLSPLTSCESLRRLDLNGNRLNTIDLLPLWNLSLEILSISINDDLDSVSCAQVCDFIDEHPSCDVPTGWGCDR